Proteins found in one Larimichthys crocea isolate SSNF chromosome I, L_crocea_2.0, whole genome shotgun sequence genomic segment:
- the LOC104934021 gene encoding band 4.1-like protein 1 isoform X2, which yields MHDSATDTKMAKQEQNSKHLDEHKETDDMSEKMSPNKTLKSPQKGSKRLKTTPFKVTLLDTAEFEGEIEKHSKGQTLMDMVCEHLNLLEKDYFGLTFADTDTQKNWLDPSKEIKKQMRNSPWHFAFAVKFYPPDPSQLTEDITRYYLCLQLRDDMLSGRLPCSFVTHALLGSYTVQAELGDYDHEDHGSDYVSDFRFAPNQTRELEERVMELHRNYKGMTPAEAEINFLENAKKLSMYGVDLHHAKDSEGIDIMLGVCANGLLIYRDRLRINRFAWPKILKISYKRSNFYIKIRPGEYEQFESTIGFKLPNHRAAKKLWKVCIEHHTFFRLVSPEPPPKGFLVMGSKFRYSGRTQAQTRQASALIDRPAPHFERSTSKRYLLSRSLDGEFSRPVSAMCENHDGLSHRSISEQRRLHSPSVDEQETELEPSLEQDEEDQGQGQEDKDYDGNITPSRKKEIMEEAGSPVDSKQELSQLDQEATPRHKQEFLDKSQDFLLKHQASINELKRTLREPNSKLMNREKRLSATSPTGTPEKKALVGRAVGKDPVNSLSVEGFVQKTVVTSPEGSEEWVLIEKQENYQQDHDWKAEEKNKSHTSDSSWEKKEMEKEIDITKMMHKEVTGYDRKEMKSHIDEFPSTKSSREADLSSEPRPTNKSRFVIQLSENADLFQDKSQGKPSEAQDPEARNNVALGSHQIKERTASKPRKKRRPQSLNLGMPAELIYSKGDSDSTGEENEGSDSDNSSEKNSKTGNHCESFSMVMIKDDEESGKDQSARVYKDNKQEEISVNKSREVFTQETEQVKKKVSQVGPAETDLGSVNGPGKIENDSSLEGVKGECVMKVRGKGLIDNKDLAEVKLRQVRTHERKISSSGGDDIEGFLGDRGQRTSLHRLSGSSYQSELTRIVPLKPERSKSVAYKDERDRTGQDEPTRVIRREYRWSVGSPEGQSDLNWTDISTFHPAFAADLEGIAKTEHPDDNYQSSRGPTESQSFGSKISAFPKMAPPAPPVKTQKARESGLILRNSRNAGREPGLDAAKKRHSEPVSTPAIYEEPFADFKKELGDRRPQANLTSEEEQERDTVACMRETHLGIERKCSSMTVSSTSSLEAEVDFTVLMDLHSGVEDFSRGMSELGERERQPEVGREDFEETSRFYSSRLMGSRDKSPIEEKMPEEGTHHEPPVAKKDPSTVSMAHMLKRSESKTETHTNGSEIHPNIMNVSPQNYEIVSPREAPAALKENGSPVKAGTQERESVVSPLTITAESVTSATTTQVTKTVKGGYSETRIEKRIIITGDDDVDQHQALAMAIQEAKQQHPDMLVTKAVVIRETESPTEELQQKAQS from the exons atgCACGACTCTGCTACGGACACCAAGATGGCCAAACAG GAACAGAACTCCAAGCATCTGGACGAACACAAAGAAACGGATGACATGTCGGAGAAGATGTCCCCAAACAAAACCCTCAAATCTCCCCAGAAAGGCTCCAAGCGACTCAAAACAACACCATTCAAAGTGACCCTGCTGGACACTGCCGAATTCGAAGGAGAAATTGAG AAACACTCCAAAGGACAGACCCTGATGGACATGGTGTGTGAGCACCTCAACTTGCTGGAGAAGGACTACTTTGGTCTGACCTTTGCCGACACAGACACCCAGAAG AACTGGTTGGACCCCTCCAAGGAGATCAAGAAGCAGATGCGCA ACTCTCCATGGCATTTTGCCTTTGCTGTCAAGTTCTACCCTCCAGACCCTTCCCAGCTCACTGAAGATATTACCAG ATACTACCTGTGTCTGCAGCTGAGGGATGACATGCTGTCAGGTCGACTTCCGTGCTCATTCGTCACTCACGCCCTTTTGGGCTCCTACACCGTTCAAGCTGAGCTTGGTGACTACGACCACGAAGATCACGGCTCTGACTACGTCAGCGATTTCCGCTTTGCCCCCAATCAGACTCGCgagctggaggagagggtgaTGGAGCTCCATCGAAACTACAA GGGGATGACTCCAGCAGAGGCCGAAATTAACTTCTTGGAGAATGCGAAGAAACTGTCCATGTATGGGGTGGACCTCCATCACGCTAAG GATTCTGAAGGGATTGACATAATGTTGGGTGTATGCGCCAATGGCCTGCTGATTTACCGTGACAGGTTGAGGATCAACCGCTTTGCATGGCCAAAGATCCTCAAAATCTCCTACAAGAGGAGCAACTTTTACATCAAGATACGACCCGGAGAG TATGAGCAGTTTGAAAGTACGATCGGCTTCAAGCTTCCTAACCACAGAGCTGCCAAGAAGCTGTGGAAGGTCTGCATCGAGCATCACACTTTCTTCCG gcTGGTGTCTCCAGAGCCTCCTCCTAAGGGCTTCTTGGTGATGGGTTCAAAGTTTCGATACAGTGGAAGGACACAGGCTCAAACCAGACAGGCCAGCGCTCTCATAGATCGGCCTGCTCCACATTTTGAGCGTTCAACCAGCAAGAGGTACCTGTTGTCTAGGAGTTTGGATGGAG AGTTCTCACGGCCGGTATCAGCCATGTGCGAGAACCACGATGGCCTGTCCCACCGCAGCATCAGTGAACAGCGGCGCCTCCACAGCCCCTCTGTGGACGAGCAGGAGACCGAGCTGGAGCCCAGTCTAGAGCAGGACGAGGAGGATCAAGGGCAGGGCCAGGAGGACAAAGACTATGATGGCAACATCACtccaagcagaaaaaaagagatcatG GAGGAGGCTGGGTCACCAGTTGACAGTAAACAGGAG CTCTCTCAGTTGGACCAGGAGGCCACTCCTCGGCACAAACAGGAG TTTCTTGATAAGTCGCAGGACTTCCTGCTGAAGCACCAGGCTAGCATCAATGAGTTGAAGAGAACCCTGAGGGAGCCCAACAGCAAGCTGATGAACCGTGAGAAGCGTCTGTCAGCCACCTCCCCGACAGGCACACCAGAGAAGAAGGCT TTGGTGGGCCGAGCAGTGGGAAAGGACCCTGTTAACAGCCTGTCTGTTGAGGGTTTCGTCCAGAAGACTGTGGTGACTTCCCCTGAG GGCTCTGAGGAGTGGGTATTGattgaaaaacaagaaaattatCAACAGGACCATGACTGGAAggcagaagaaaagaacaaatcTCACACATCGGATTCCTCGTGGGAGAAAAAGGAGATGGAAAAAGAGATAGACATTACCAAAATGATGCATAAAGAGGTAACAGGGTATGacaggaaagaaatgaaaagccATATTGATGAATTTCCATCAACAAAATCGTCCAGAGAGGCAGATTTATCCTCTGAGCCACGTCCAACTAACAAAAGTCGTTTTGTGATTCAGTTATCTGAGAATGCAGACTTGTTTCAAGATAAATCTCAAGGCAAACCATCTGAAGCCCAAGACCCTGAGGCAAGAAACAATGTGGCCCTGGGCTCGCACCAGATAAAGGAACGCACAGCCTCTAAACCAAGGAAAAAGAGGAGACCCCAGAGCTTAAATTTGGGAATGCCTGCCGAGCTCATCTACAGCAAAGGAGACAGCGATTCTACTGGAGAAGAAAATGAGGGCTCAGATTCAGACAACAGTTCAgaaaaaaactccaaaacagGAAATCATTGTGAATCATTCTCAATGGTGATGATAAAAGATGATGAGGAATCGGGAAAGGATCAGTCTGCCAGGGTttataaagacaataaacaagAAGAGATATCAGTAAATAAAAGCAGGGAGGTTTTCACTCAAGAAACAGAGCAGGTAAAGAAAAAAGTGAGTCAGGTTGGACCAGCTGAAACCGATTTAGGCTCAGTTAATGGACCTGGAAAGATAGAAAACGATAGTTCATTAGAAGGTGTTAAAGGGGAGTGTGTGATGAAGGTGCGAGGCAAGGGCCTCATTGACAACAAAGATCTAGCTGAGGTAAAACTGCGACAGGTCAGGACACATGAGAGGAAGATCAGTAGTTCTGGGGGAGATGACATTGAGGGTTTCCTGGgagacagaggtcagaggacgTCTCTCCACCGACTGTCAGGCAGCAGCTACCAGTCAGAACTCACCAGGATTGTTCCACTCAAACCAGAGCGATCAAAGAGCGTAGCATATAAGGATGAAagggacaggacaggacaggacgaGCCCACACGGGTCATCCGAAGAGAATACCGCTGGTCGGTTGGCTCTCCAGAAGGACAATCGGACCTCAACTGGACCGACATCTCCACCTTCCATCCAGCATTCGCAGCAGATCTGGAGGGTATCGCTAAAACAGAACATCCAGATGATAACTATCAGTCTAGTAGAGGACCCACAGAGAGTCAGTCGTTCGGCTCAAAGATTTCAGCGTTTCCCAAAATGGCTCCCCCAGCCCCgccagtaaaaacacagaaggcCAGGGAGTCTGGACTAATACTGCGGAACAGCCGAAATGCCGGCAGGGAGCCGGGCCTGGACGCAGCCAAGAAGAGACATTCG GAGCCTGTCTCTACTCCTGCCATTTATGAGGAACCATTTGCTGATTTCAAG AAGGAGCTCGGGGACAGGAGGCCCCAGGCGAACCTAACctcagaggaggagcaggagcggGACACGGTGGCCTGCATGAGAGAAACCCACCTGGGCATCGAACGCAAGTGCTCCAGCATGACGGTCAGCTCCACGTCCAGCCTGGAGGCTGAGGTCGACTTCACCGTCTTAATGGACCTCCACTCCGGTGTGGAGGACTTCTCTAGGGGCATGTCGGAGCTGGGAGAAAGGGAGCGACAGCCCGAGGTGGGCCGGGAGGACTTTGAGGAGACATCCAGATTCTACTCTTCCCGTCTAATGGGCTCCCGGGACAAGTCtcccatagaggagaaaatgCCTGAGGAGGGAACACATCATGAG CCTCCCGTGGCCAAGAAAGACCCCAGTACTGTAAGCATGGCCCATATGCTGAAAAGGTCCGAGTCCAAGACAGAGACACATACGAACGGATCAGAGATCCATCCCAACATCATGAATGTCTCTCCGCAG